From the genome of Anopheles moucheti chromosome 3, idAnoMoucSN_F20_07, whole genome shotgun sequence, one region includes:
- the LOC128300659 gene encoding CCR4-NOT transcription complex subunit 3 isoform X1, translating into MAATRKLQGEIDRCLKKVTEGVETFEDIWQKVHNATNSNQKEKYEADLKKEIKKLQRLRDQIKSWIASGEIKDKSALLENRRLIETQMERFKVVERETKTKAYSKEGLGAAQKMDPAQREKEEISSWLTTSITSLQIQIDQFECEIESLLAGKKKKLDKDKQDKMDELKGKLERHKFHVTKLETLLRMLDNDGVEVEQIKKIKEDVEYYIDSSQEPDFEENEYIYDDIIGLDDVEISGIPVSTGTDSNNSNETAGSPSSLISGTSPAQSPVLNYSASTLHNHSSDLSADNNNLNEKRSKSEGTKITPVKPTAIRASKVDPSVTAVSNAVNNNGSSNSTSNSSSTISNNNTSKTGLISSTPSKNHTNAAAALPNMLVLPQPPNSIPIIGPAFAAVAKQHPSEYIQNGSILQPSTPTSTGAAGASPSSASGPLQTQATNASNVFSSLSQIINTSQPKLSQQQQQQQTQNSLPSAAAVVAAANSSSVPATTQSSASSQQQAQQQAQPQQQQSQQIPPGQNSMLLHNALSSASSTESNNHVMSTSSASTISSSGANVINNCVSPSNSAVSSRASPSLMSPPQQQQQQQLLNGPTTLAQEVINRTGVLETGPSTNPNALMQQQSQQQQPNPQGTAAAATVASTAQQQQAVQAAAVAAQAAAVAAVAGQQQQQQQQQQQQQQQSQQQQPQPQPADSRQAGPVPSNQPPQTQSGGPSFMVDASGVPTGANAGNLLPTSSATAITNGPNTIINTNSSISNAANVNSGPGGMKSSAGTHEACIPPLLGVAPLGTSKLQKEHQIQFQLMEAAYYHLPTPSDSERLRPYLQRQPVQTPPHFPQQQLPHSETVEFFQRLSPETLFFVFYYMEGTKAQYLAAKALKKQSWRFHTKYMMWFQRHEEPKVINEEYEQGTYIYFDYEKWGQRKKEGFTFEYKYLEDRDLN; encoded by the exons ATGGCTGCGACGCGAAAGTTGCAAG GTGAAATCGATCGGTGTCTGAAGAAAGTCACCGAGGGTGTAGAAACGTTTGAAGATATTTGGCAGAAAGTTCATAATGCTACAAATAGCAATCAAAAA GAAAAGTATGAAGCGGATCTCAAGAAGGAAATTAAAAAGTTACAGCGATTACGCGATCAAATCAAATCATGGATCGCTTCCGGCGAGATCAAGGATAAAAGCGCTTTGCTGGAAAACCGCCGGCTCATAGAAACC CAAATGGAGCGGTTTAAGGTGGTCGAGCgggaaacgaaaacgaaagcatACTCGAAGGAGGGCTTAGGTGCGGCCCAGAAGATGGATCCGGCGCAGcgggaaaaggaagaaattagCTCGTGGCTAACGACATCCATTACCTCGCTGCAGATACAGATCGATCAGTTCGAGTGTGAGATCGAGTCACTTTTAGcggggaagaaaaagaaactcgaTAAGGATAAGCAGGACAAGATGGACGAGCTGAAGGGTAAGCTGGAGAGGCACAAGTTCCATGTCACGAAGCTGGAGACGCTGCTGCGAATGCTCGATAATGACGGTGTCGAGGTGGAGCAGATCAAGAAGATCAAGGAAGACGTCGAATACTACATCGATTCCTCGCAGGAGCCCGACTTTGAGGAGAACGAATACATCTACGACGATATCATCGGACTGGATGACGTGGAAATCTCTG GCATCCCGGTGTCGACCGGTACGGATAGCAATAACAGCAATGAGACAGCAGGATCGCCAAGCAGTCTAATATCTGGAACTAGTCCGGCGCAGTCACCGGTGCTAAACTACAGTGCCAGCACGTTACACAATCACAGTAGCGATCTGTCTGCCGATAATAACAATCTGAATGAGAAACGTTCGAAGAGCGAGGGCACGAAGATTACG CCGGTGAAACCGACCGCAATCCGCGCTAGCAAGGTGGACCCGTCCGTCACCGCTGTCAGTAATGCCGTTaacaacaacggcagcagTAATAGCACCAGTAACAGTAGTAGTActatcagcaacaacaatacGTCCAAGACCGGGCTGATCAGCTCCACGCCTAGCAAAAATCATACTAATGCTGCCGCGGCGTTACCGAACATGTTGGTGCTACCACAGCCGCCCAACAGTATACCCATCATTGGACCCGCTTTTGCTGCCGTTGCGAAACAACATCCTAGTGAGTATATAC AAAATGGTTCTATACTCCAGCCCAGCACGCCCACCAGCACGGGGGCAGCGGGCGCGTCACCATCGTCAGCGAGTGGGCCACTGCAAACGCAAGCAACGAATGCATCGAATGTTTTTAGCAGCCTCAGTCAGATAATTAATACATCTCAACCTAAGCTtagtcagcagcagcagcagcaacaaacgcaGAACAGTTTACCGAGCGCTGCGGCCGTTGTCGCTGCAGcgaacagcagcagtgtgCCGGCCACGACACAGTCGAGCGCATCGTCACAGCAGCAAGCACAGCAGCAGGCACagccacaacagcaacaatccCAGCAGATTCCTCCCGGTCAGAATTCCATGCTACTTCACAATGCCTTGTCGTCGGCATCGAGTACGGAGAGCAACAATCATGTAATGAGTACATCGTCCGCGTCTACCATCAGTAGTAGCGGGGCGAACGTTATTAATAACTGTGTCTCTCCCAGCAATTCCGCAGTCAGTAGCAG AGCGTCACCCAGTTTGATGTCACcaccgcagcaacaacaacagcagcagttgttGAACGGTCCTACAACACTCG CGCAAGAAGTGATAAATAGAACAGGAGTTCTCGAAACTGGTCCAAGCACCAATCCAAACGCGCTAATGCAGCAGCAGagccaacagcaacaacctaATCCGCAGGGCACGGCAGCGGCAGCGACGGTGGCATCCACtgcgcagcaacagcaagcagTGCAAGCGGCGGCCGTAGCAGCACAAGCAGCGGCAGTGGCCGCGGTGGCtggtcagcagcagcagcagcagcagcagcagcagcaacaacaacagcaatcgcaacagcagcaaccacaACCACAGCCAGCAGATTCGAGACAGGCTGGGCCAGTTCCTTCGAATCAACCCCCACAAACACAATCGGGCGGCCCGTCGTTTATGGTCGATGCTAGCGGTGTACCAACTGGGGCGAACGCGGGCAACCTACTACCAACATCGTCAGCTACTGCCATCACGAATGGACCGAACACGATCATTAACACAAACTCTAGTATTTCGAACGCCGCCAACGTGAACAGCGGCCCCGGCGGCATGAAGTCTTCTGCCGGTACGCACGAAGCCTGCATACCACCGCTACTTGGCGTGGCACCTTTAGGCACGTCAAAACTGCAGAAGGAGCATCAAATACAA TTCCAACTCATGGAAGCCGCCTACTATCATCTGCCAACACCAAGCGATTCAGAGAGGCTAAGGCCGTACTTGCAACGTCAACCTGTCCAAACTCCACCGCACTTTCCAcag cAACAACTTCCACATTCTGAAACGGTAGAGTTTTTCCAGCGTCTATCACCCGAAACGCTCTTCTTCGTGTTTTACTACATGGAGGGAACGAAGGCTCAATATCTAGCCGCTAAGGCGCTGAAGAAACAGAGCTGGAGATTTCATACGAAATATATGATGTGGTTCCAGCGCCACGAAGAACCGAAAGTGATCAACGAAGAGTACGAGCAG GGAACCTACATCTATTTTGACTATGAAAAATGGGGCCAGCGTAAAAAGGAAGGGTTTACGTTTGAATACAAGTACTTAGAAGACAGGGACCTGAATTGA
- the LOC128300659 gene encoding CCR4-NOT transcription complex subunit 3 isoform X3: MAATRKLQGEIDRCLKKVTEGVETFEDIWQKVHNATNSNQKEKYEADLKKEIKKLQRLRDQIKSWIASGEIKDKSALLENRRLIETQMERFKVVERETKTKAYSKEGLGAAQKMDPAQREKEEISSWLTTSITSLQIQIDQFECEIESLLAGKKKKLDKDKQDKMDELKGKLERHKFHVTKLETLLRMLDNDGVEVEQIKKIKEDVEYYIDSSQEPDFEENEYIYDDIIGLDDVEISGIPVSTGTDSNNSNETAGSPSSLISGTSPAQSPVLNYSASTLHNHSSDLSADNNNLNEKRSKSEGTKITPVKPTAIRASKVDPSVTAVSNAVNNNGSSNSTSNSSSTISNNNTSKTGLISSTPSKNHTNAAAALPNMLVLPQPPNSIPIIGPAFAAVAKQHPKNGSILQPSTPTSTGAAGASPSSASGPLQTQATNASNVFSSLSQIINTSQPKLSQQQQQQQTQNSLPSAAAVVAAANSSSVPATTQSSASSQQQAQQQAQPQQQQSQQIPPGQNSMLLHNALSSASSTESNNHVMSTSSASTISSSGANVINNCVSPSNSAVSSRASPSLMSPPQQQQQQQLLNGPTTLAQEVINRTGVLETGPSTNPNALMQQQSQQQQPNPQGTAAAATVASTAQQQQAVQAAAVAAQAAAVAAVAGQQQQQQQQQQQQQQQSQQQQPQPQPADSRQAGPVPSNQPPQTQSGGPSFMVDASGVPTGANAGNLLPTSSATAITNGPNTIINTNSSISNAANVNSGPGGMKSSAGTHEACIPPLLGVAPLGTSKLQKEHQIQFQLMEAAYYHLPTPSDSERLRPYLQRQPVQTPPHFPQQQLPHSETVEFFQRLSPETLFFVFYYMEGTKAQYLAAKALKKQSWRFHTKYMMWFQRHEEPKVINEEYEQGTYIYFDYEKWGQRKKEGFTFEYKYLEDRDLN; this comes from the exons ATGGCTGCGACGCGAAAGTTGCAAG GTGAAATCGATCGGTGTCTGAAGAAAGTCACCGAGGGTGTAGAAACGTTTGAAGATATTTGGCAGAAAGTTCATAATGCTACAAATAGCAATCAAAAA GAAAAGTATGAAGCGGATCTCAAGAAGGAAATTAAAAAGTTACAGCGATTACGCGATCAAATCAAATCATGGATCGCTTCCGGCGAGATCAAGGATAAAAGCGCTTTGCTGGAAAACCGCCGGCTCATAGAAACC CAAATGGAGCGGTTTAAGGTGGTCGAGCgggaaacgaaaacgaaagcatACTCGAAGGAGGGCTTAGGTGCGGCCCAGAAGATGGATCCGGCGCAGcgggaaaaggaagaaattagCTCGTGGCTAACGACATCCATTACCTCGCTGCAGATACAGATCGATCAGTTCGAGTGTGAGATCGAGTCACTTTTAGcggggaagaaaaagaaactcgaTAAGGATAAGCAGGACAAGATGGACGAGCTGAAGGGTAAGCTGGAGAGGCACAAGTTCCATGTCACGAAGCTGGAGACGCTGCTGCGAATGCTCGATAATGACGGTGTCGAGGTGGAGCAGATCAAGAAGATCAAGGAAGACGTCGAATACTACATCGATTCCTCGCAGGAGCCCGACTTTGAGGAGAACGAATACATCTACGACGATATCATCGGACTGGATGACGTGGAAATCTCTG GCATCCCGGTGTCGACCGGTACGGATAGCAATAACAGCAATGAGACAGCAGGATCGCCAAGCAGTCTAATATCTGGAACTAGTCCGGCGCAGTCACCGGTGCTAAACTACAGTGCCAGCACGTTACACAATCACAGTAGCGATCTGTCTGCCGATAATAACAATCTGAATGAGAAACGTTCGAAGAGCGAGGGCACGAAGATTACG CCGGTGAAACCGACCGCAATCCGCGCTAGCAAGGTGGACCCGTCCGTCACCGCTGTCAGTAATGCCGTTaacaacaacggcagcagTAATAGCACCAGTAACAGTAGTAGTActatcagcaacaacaatacGTCCAAGACCGGGCTGATCAGCTCCACGCCTAGCAAAAATCATACTAATGCTGCCGCGGCGTTACCGAACATGTTGGTGCTACCACAGCCGCCCAACAGTATACCCATCATTGGACCCGCTTTTGCTGCCGTTGCGAAACAACATCCTA AAAATGGTTCTATACTCCAGCCCAGCACGCCCACCAGCACGGGGGCAGCGGGCGCGTCACCATCGTCAGCGAGTGGGCCACTGCAAACGCAAGCAACGAATGCATCGAATGTTTTTAGCAGCCTCAGTCAGATAATTAATACATCTCAACCTAAGCTtagtcagcagcagcagcagcaacaaacgcaGAACAGTTTACCGAGCGCTGCGGCCGTTGTCGCTGCAGcgaacagcagcagtgtgCCGGCCACGACACAGTCGAGCGCATCGTCACAGCAGCAAGCACAGCAGCAGGCACagccacaacagcaacaatccCAGCAGATTCCTCCCGGTCAGAATTCCATGCTACTTCACAATGCCTTGTCGTCGGCATCGAGTACGGAGAGCAACAATCATGTAATGAGTACATCGTCCGCGTCTACCATCAGTAGTAGCGGGGCGAACGTTATTAATAACTGTGTCTCTCCCAGCAATTCCGCAGTCAGTAGCAG AGCGTCACCCAGTTTGATGTCACcaccgcagcaacaacaacagcagcagttgttGAACGGTCCTACAACACTCG CGCAAGAAGTGATAAATAGAACAGGAGTTCTCGAAACTGGTCCAAGCACCAATCCAAACGCGCTAATGCAGCAGCAGagccaacagcaacaacctaATCCGCAGGGCACGGCAGCGGCAGCGACGGTGGCATCCACtgcgcagcaacagcaagcagTGCAAGCGGCGGCCGTAGCAGCACAAGCAGCGGCAGTGGCCGCGGTGGCtggtcagcagcagcagcagcagcagcagcagcagcaacaacaacagcaatcgcaacagcagcaaccacaACCACAGCCAGCAGATTCGAGACAGGCTGGGCCAGTTCCTTCGAATCAACCCCCACAAACACAATCGGGCGGCCCGTCGTTTATGGTCGATGCTAGCGGTGTACCAACTGGGGCGAACGCGGGCAACCTACTACCAACATCGTCAGCTACTGCCATCACGAATGGACCGAACACGATCATTAACACAAACTCTAGTATTTCGAACGCCGCCAACGTGAACAGCGGCCCCGGCGGCATGAAGTCTTCTGCCGGTACGCACGAAGCCTGCATACCACCGCTACTTGGCGTGGCACCTTTAGGCACGTCAAAACTGCAGAAGGAGCATCAAATACAA TTCCAACTCATGGAAGCCGCCTACTATCATCTGCCAACACCAAGCGATTCAGAGAGGCTAAGGCCGTACTTGCAACGTCAACCTGTCCAAACTCCACCGCACTTTCCAcag cAACAACTTCCACATTCTGAAACGGTAGAGTTTTTCCAGCGTCTATCACCCGAAACGCTCTTCTTCGTGTTTTACTACATGGAGGGAACGAAGGCTCAATATCTAGCCGCTAAGGCGCTGAAGAAACAGAGCTGGAGATTTCATACGAAATATATGATGTGGTTCCAGCGCCACGAAGAACCGAAAGTGATCAACGAAGAGTACGAGCAG GGAACCTACATCTATTTTGACTATGAAAAATGGGGCCAGCGTAAAAAGGAAGGGTTTACGTTTGAATACAAGTACTTAGAAGACAGGGACCTGAATTGA
- the LOC128300659 gene encoding CCR4-NOT transcription complex subunit 3 isoform X2, whose protein sequence is MAATRKLQGEIDRCLKKVTEGVETFEDIWQKVHNATNSNQKYEADLKKEIKKLQRLRDQIKSWIASGEIKDKSALLENRRLIETQMERFKVVERETKTKAYSKEGLGAAQKMDPAQREKEEISSWLTTSITSLQIQIDQFECEIESLLAGKKKKLDKDKQDKMDELKGKLERHKFHVTKLETLLRMLDNDGVEVEQIKKIKEDVEYYIDSSQEPDFEENEYIYDDIIGLDDVEISGIPVSTGTDSNNSNETAGSPSSLISGTSPAQSPVLNYSASTLHNHSSDLSADNNNLNEKRSKSEGTKITPVKPTAIRASKVDPSVTAVSNAVNNNGSSNSTSNSSSTISNNNTSKTGLISSTPSKNHTNAAAALPNMLVLPQPPNSIPIIGPAFAAVAKQHPSEYIQNGSILQPSTPTSTGAAGASPSSASGPLQTQATNASNVFSSLSQIINTSQPKLSQQQQQQQTQNSLPSAAAVVAAANSSSVPATTQSSASSQQQAQQQAQPQQQQSQQIPPGQNSMLLHNALSSASSTESNNHVMSTSSASTISSSGANVINNCVSPSNSAVSSRASPSLMSPPQQQQQQQLLNGPTTLAQEVINRTGVLETGPSTNPNALMQQQSQQQQPNPQGTAAAATVASTAQQQQAVQAAAVAAQAAAVAAVAGQQQQQQQQQQQQQQQSQQQQPQPQPADSRQAGPVPSNQPPQTQSGGPSFMVDASGVPTGANAGNLLPTSSATAITNGPNTIINTNSSISNAANVNSGPGGMKSSAGTHEACIPPLLGVAPLGTSKLQKEHQIQFQLMEAAYYHLPTPSDSERLRPYLQRQPVQTPPHFPQQQLPHSETVEFFQRLSPETLFFVFYYMEGTKAQYLAAKALKKQSWRFHTKYMMWFQRHEEPKVINEEYEQGTYIYFDYEKWGQRKKEGFTFEYKYLEDRDLN, encoded by the exons ATGGCTGCGACGCGAAAGTTGCAAG GTGAAATCGATCGGTGTCTGAAGAAAGTCACCGAGGGTGTAGAAACGTTTGAAGATATTTGGCAGAAAGTTCATAATGCTACAAATAGCAATCAAAAA TATGAAGCGGATCTCAAGAAGGAAATTAAAAAGTTACAGCGATTACGCGATCAAATCAAATCATGGATCGCTTCCGGCGAGATCAAGGATAAAAGCGCTTTGCTGGAAAACCGCCGGCTCATAGAAACC CAAATGGAGCGGTTTAAGGTGGTCGAGCgggaaacgaaaacgaaagcatACTCGAAGGAGGGCTTAGGTGCGGCCCAGAAGATGGATCCGGCGCAGcgggaaaaggaagaaattagCTCGTGGCTAACGACATCCATTACCTCGCTGCAGATACAGATCGATCAGTTCGAGTGTGAGATCGAGTCACTTTTAGcggggaagaaaaagaaactcgaTAAGGATAAGCAGGACAAGATGGACGAGCTGAAGGGTAAGCTGGAGAGGCACAAGTTCCATGTCACGAAGCTGGAGACGCTGCTGCGAATGCTCGATAATGACGGTGTCGAGGTGGAGCAGATCAAGAAGATCAAGGAAGACGTCGAATACTACATCGATTCCTCGCAGGAGCCCGACTTTGAGGAGAACGAATACATCTACGACGATATCATCGGACTGGATGACGTGGAAATCTCTG GCATCCCGGTGTCGACCGGTACGGATAGCAATAACAGCAATGAGACAGCAGGATCGCCAAGCAGTCTAATATCTGGAACTAGTCCGGCGCAGTCACCGGTGCTAAACTACAGTGCCAGCACGTTACACAATCACAGTAGCGATCTGTCTGCCGATAATAACAATCTGAATGAGAAACGTTCGAAGAGCGAGGGCACGAAGATTACG CCGGTGAAACCGACCGCAATCCGCGCTAGCAAGGTGGACCCGTCCGTCACCGCTGTCAGTAATGCCGTTaacaacaacggcagcagTAATAGCACCAGTAACAGTAGTAGTActatcagcaacaacaatacGTCCAAGACCGGGCTGATCAGCTCCACGCCTAGCAAAAATCATACTAATGCTGCCGCGGCGTTACCGAACATGTTGGTGCTACCACAGCCGCCCAACAGTATACCCATCATTGGACCCGCTTTTGCTGCCGTTGCGAAACAACATCCTAGTGAGTATATAC AAAATGGTTCTATACTCCAGCCCAGCACGCCCACCAGCACGGGGGCAGCGGGCGCGTCACCATCGTCAGCGAGTGGGCCACTGCAAACGCAAGCAACGAATGCATCGAATGTTTTTAGCAGCCTCAGTCAGATAATTAATACATCTCAACCTAAGCTtagtcagcagcagcagcagcaacaaacgcaGAACAGTTTACCGAGCGCTGCGGCCGTTGTCGCTGCAGcgaacagcagcagtgtgCCGGCCACGACACAGTCGAGCGCATCGTCACAGCAGCAAGCACAGCAGCAGGCACagccacaacagcaacaatccCAGCAGATTCCTCCCGGTCAGAATTCCATGCTACTTCACAATGCCTTGTCGTCGGCATCGAGTACGGAGAGCAACAATCATGTAATGAGTACATCGTCCGCGTCTACCATCAGTAGTAGCGGGGCGAACGTTATTAATAACTGTGTCTCTCCCAGCAATTCCGCAGTCAGTAGCAG AGCGTCACCCAGTTTGATGTCACcaccgcagcaacaacaacagcagcagttgttGAACGGTCCTACAACACTCG CGCAAGAAGTGATAAATAGAACAGGAGTTCTCGAAACTGGTCCAAGCACCAATCCAAACGCGCTAATGCAGCAGCAGagccaacagcaacaacctaATCCGCAGGGCACGGCAGCGGCAGCGACGGTGGCATCCACtgcgcagcaacagcaagcagTGCAAGCGGCGGCCGTAGCAGCACAAGCAGCGGCAGTGGCCGCGGTGGCtggtcagcagcagcagcagcagcagcagcagcagcaacaacaacagcaatcgcaacagcagcaaccacaACCACAGCCAGCAGATTCGAGACAGGCTGGGCCAGTTCCTTCGAATCAACCCCCACAAACACAATCGGGCGGCCCGTCGTTTATGGTCGATGCTAGCGGTGTACCAACTGGGGCGAACGCGGGCAACCTACTACCAACATCGTCAGCTACTGCCATCACGAATGGACCGAACACGATCATTAACACAAACTCTAGTATTTCGAACGCCGCCAACGTGAACAGCGGCCCCGGCGGCATGAAGTCTTCTGCCGGTACGCACGAAGCCTGCATACCACCGCTACTTGGCGTGGCACCTTTAGGCACGTCAAAACTGCAGAAGGAGCATCAAATACAA TTCCAACTCATGGAAGCCGCCTACTATCATCTGCCAACACCAAGCGATTCAGAGAGGCTAAGGCCGTACTTGCAACGTCAACCTGTCCAAACTCCACCGCACTTTCCAcag cAACAACTTCCACATTCTGAAACGGTAGAGTTTTTCCAGCGTCTATCACCCGAAACGCTCTTCTTCGTGTTTTACTACATGGAGGGAACGAAGGCTCAATATCTAGCCGCTAAGGCGCTGAAGAAACAGAGCTGGAGATTTCATACGAAATATATGATGTGGTTCCAGCGCCACGAAGAACCGAAAGTGATCAACGAAGAGTACGAGCAG GGAACCTACATCTATTTTGACTATGAAAAATGGGGCCAGCGTAAAAAGGAAGGGTTTACGTTTGAATACAAGTACTTAGAAGACAGGGACCTGAATTGA
- the LOC128305758 gene encoding 60S ribosomal protein L5 — translation MGFVKVVKNKQYFKRYQVRFRRRREGKTDYYARKRLIFQDKNKYNTPKFRLIVRLSNRDITCQIAYARIEGDRIVCAAYSHELPRYGVKVGLTNYAAAYCTGLLAARRILQKLRLDTLYAGCTDVTGEEYLVEAIDDGPAAFRCYLDVGLARTTTGARVFGAMKGAVDGGLNIPHSVKRFPGYSAENKSFNAEMHRDHIFGLHVANYMRTLEEEDEEAFKRQFSKYIALGIKADDIETIYKNAHAAIRKDPAFTKKPEKKVTKKRWTLAKLPLEVRKEKIAKHKADFLAKIQADVEA, via the exons ATG GGGTTCGTTAAAGTAGTAAAGAACAAGCAGTACTTCAAGCGTTATCAGGTCAGGTTCCGCCGCCGCCGTGAGGGAAAGACCGACTACTATGCCCGCAAGCGCCTGATTTTCCaggacaaaaacaaatacaatacGCCGAAGTTCCGTCTGATTGTTCGTCTCAGCAATCGCGACATCACCTGTCAGATTGCGTACGCCCGCATCGAGGGAGATCGCATTGTGTGTGCGGCTTACTCGCACGAGCTGCCACGTTATGGTGTGAAGGTTGGTTTGACCAACTATGCCGCCGCGTACTGCACCGGTCTGCTGGCTGCTCGCCGTATTCTGCAGAAGCTGCGCCTGGACACGCTGTATGCCGGTTGTACCGATGTGACCGGTGAGGAGTATCTGGTGGAGGCCATCGACGATGGTCCGGCAGCCTTCCGGTGCTACCTGGATGTGGGTCTGGCCCGCACCACTACCGGTGCCCGTGTGTTCGGCGCGATGAAGGGAGCCGTCGATGGCGGACTGAACATTCCGCACTCCGTCAAGCGTTTCCCGGGATACAGCGCCGAGAACAAGAGCTTCAACGCGGAAATGCATCGTGACCATATCTTCGGTCTGCATGTTGCCAACTACATGCGCACCTTGGAGGAGGAGGATGAGGAGGCATTCAAGCGCCAGTTCAGCAAGTACATTGCCCTGGGCATCAAGGCTGATGAT ATTGAAACCATCTACAAGAATGCCCACGCCGCCATCCGCAAGGATCCTGCCTTCACGAAGAAACCCGAGAAGAAGGTCACCAAGAAGCGGTGGACGCTGGCCAAACTGCCGCTCGAGGTCCGCAAGGAGAAAATCGCGAAGCACAAGGCCGATTTCCTGGCCAAGATCCAGGCCGACGTCGAAGCCTAA